AAGCGAAAGCGGCGGCAGAGCCCCCGGTGCTCACCATGGTCCCGCGGGGCGGTGCCGGTACCGGGGGCGGtgcccggggcgggggtgggACCGCGacggcccgccccgcccccggaCCCCGCCCCCGGACCCcgcccccggacccccccccggtcccccggGGCCGCAGACCGGGACggtgtgtgtgtcccctccccgggcaccccccggccccgcaggcGCGGGTCCCCCAAAGACTCCCCCGGTCCCTACAGCCCCCTCCCAGATgtgggggtgccccccccagggacccccgtGTCCCCAAGACTCCCCAGATGCGGGGGTGCCCCCCGCGGGACCCCCATGTCCCTACAGCCCTCCCCAGATGTGGGGGTGCCCCCCGCGGGACCCCGATGTCCCCAACCCACCCCCCAGACATGGgtccccccagggacccccatgtcccccaaagcccccagctGCAGGTCCCCCCCATACCTGGGTCCCTGGGGAcctccatgtcccccccccaccccccccagggtgGCAGTGCCACCACACAGTGTCCTTTGTCCCCTGGTGCCAGCTGCCCGCCTGGCACCGCTCCCCAGCCCCCACCCTGGCGCCGCCAGTCCCCACGCGTGTCCCCACGCGTCCCGTGTCCCCACGCGTGACCCCACGCGTCCCCCGTCccggcacacacacacacacaaacagccTCACACGGTTCTTGTCATCCCTGTATTCCCcgggggacatgggggtggctggggggtCCCCGCGGGTGGGGGGACGCGGGGTCGGCTCTAGGTGGGGATGGTGCCGGTGGCCAGGAGGatgatgaggatgaggatgatgGCGCCCACCAGGCCGAGGATGACGAGCAGCTTCACGTTCTTCCACCAGTACCGGCGGGCCATCTTCTGGGACGTCGTCTTGAAGTGCTCCGACTGCGGGGACATTGGTCGGGGGGGGCACACGGGGACGGTCCCTGCCACCCTGCGGACCCCCCACTGCCACCCCGGGGACGCCTGCTgtgaccccagggaccccactgccaccctggggacccccactACCACCTCGGGGATACCCCCTGCCACCCGGGGGACACCCCCTGCaaccctggggacccccactGCCACCCAATTGTcccacacccccagccccagtgcccAACTGGACCCAGTGTGCCGGAGCCCCCTCGGGGACCCCATGTGCCCCAGCCCTatgtcgtgtgtccccccccgggaTCCCAGCACCAGCCTGAGGACCCAGTGCCACCCCAGGGGACCTGGTGCCCCCAATCCAGGACCCCTCTGGGGACGCTgtgcccaccccagcaccccgtGTCAccttggggaccccctgccACCCAGGGTGACCGATGCTGCACCCACCCAGGGATGCTGCACCCACCGGGGGATGCGGTgccaccctggggaccccctgcccgcTCCAGGGACCCCCTGCCCCTACCGTGGCCTCCAGGTCCTGGCTCTTGCTGTGGAGCTGCTCGAGGTTCTCGCCCCGCGCCAGGATCCGCTCCACGTTCTGGGTCATGATGGTTTTGACGCCTTCGACCTCCTGCTGCAGCGCCCGCACGCGCCCGCCACCCGTCACGTCGCCCGCCGTGCTGCCCGCCATGCTGCCCGCACCGCTGCCCGCCTGCGACCACAGGGCAGGTGTTAGGGTGGgcaccccacagggaccccgacaccccccaccGCCCCACCTACACCCCGGCACCCCCCCAAGCACCCCATATGTACCCTGGGTCTACCCCCAAGTGCCCCACATAGACCCCCCGCACTCTCCCAGCACCCTATATGTACCCTGGGCACCCCCCAAGCACCCCGTACACACCCCCTGAGCTCCCCATACACACCCCAGACACCCCATATACACCCCATAGGCACCCCATACACACCCCCTGAGCACCCCATAGGCACCCTGGGCACCCTCCAAGCACCCCACAGGCACCCCGTACACACCCCCAAGCACCCCACAGGCACCCCATACACACCCCCAAGCACCCCACAGGCACCCTGGGCACTTCCTCCAACACCCTATAGGCACCCCGGGCACCCCACACACACCCTGTAtgcaccccccagcaccccaaacaTACCCCCAAGCACCCCATAGGTGTCCTGGGAACCCCGCAGGCACCCTGTATCCACCCAAGTACCCCATATGCCCCCCCATATCAACACCAAGCACCTGACAAGCACCCATAGGCAGCCCCCATAGGCACTTCCCCAAGCACCCCATAGGCACCCCGAGCACCCCCTTGGCACCCCATATGTACCCCGGACCCCCCATATGCACCCTAAGCACCCTATATGCACCCTACATGCACCCCCATAGGCACCCCGAGCAGCCCATAGGCATTCCATGTGCACCCTCAAGCACCCTATATGCACCCTGGTCACCCCTCAGCACCCTATATACACCCCCTGGGCCCCCCATATGTACCCAAGCCCCCCCCATATGCCCCCGGGAGACCCCAAAGGCATGCCCCAAGCACCGTATAGGCACCCTGGGCACCCCATAGGCACCCCACAGGCACTTCCCCGAGCAGCGTATAAGCACCCTGGGCACCCCCTAAGCGCCCCATAGGCACACTATACGtaccccagaccccccccataGGCACTCTGGGCACCCCCCAAGGACCCCACAGGCACCCTATATGtaccccagaccccccccccggcatccTGGGCACCCCATACATACCCCAGACACCCCCCATATGCCCCCCAGAGACCCCAAAGACCCCCCAAGCACCTTATACGCACCCTGGGCACCCCATAGGCACAGTATACGTACCCCAGACCCTGCCATAGGCACCCTGGGCACCCCCCAAGCGCCCCATAGGCGCCCTATACgcaccccagacccccccacaCGTACACCAAACCTCCCCCGTGCCCCCCGGAGACCTCAAAGACAACCCTCAAGCACCCTACAGGCACCCCGGCTCCCCCATACACCCCCCCAAGCGCCCCATAGGCGCCCTATACGtaccccagacccccccccacgtaccccagaccccccccacgccccccggAGACCCCGGAGACACCCCCCAagcacccccccggccccccgggtgtaccccagacccccccccgggCGCCCCGGGCAAGCCCCCCGCGcacccccgcggccgccccccggtcccaccgcggccggccccgctcggctccgctccgctcctgcccgcggcggccgctgaccccgccccgccccgccgggcccttCCGGGAGTCGGCGGCACCGGGAAGGGGCGGGGTCAGGGGGTCGCcacggggggaggggggggtgacGGGGGGGTCAGGGGTCGCGGCGGGGTCGGGGGTGCCGGGGTCAGGAGGCGGTaggggccgcggggggggggggcaggggtgtGGCGCGCGCCTCGAcaccccctcccgcccccggTGGCGGGGCGGAGCCGCCAATCGCTCCGCCCCGTAACGTGGCTCGCGGGTGGGCGGGGCCGTAgcgatggcggcggcggcggagggtacggaccgggaccgggaccgggaccgggaccgggggtcgggggtcggggggggggtgtctcggTGCCCTGTGACCCCTCACCTCTGACCCCCGACCCCGCTGCAGGCCCGGCGCGGCGGAGGCGGCCGGagcggggggagggggcggggcggcccccgggctccccccacccccccggcagggaccccggtgccggtgccggtgccggtgccggcctGGCCCGGCGGCTCCTGGGCTTCGAACTGCGGGACCTGGCGCGGTGGCACCGCTTCGTCCGGCTGCTGCACCGGCCCACCGACCCCGCCGCGCTGGGGGCCTTCCGGGGGGCCTTCGGTGAGGGGGGGCACCGGGGAGTTTGGGGAGGAcccagggttggggggggacccagaagttggggggacacccaggggtttttggggggatCCAGGGGTTTTGGGGCAATGCAGGAGCCTGGGGGGACCCGGGAGTTTAGGGGGGAATCCAGGAGtctgggggggacacccaggagTTTGGGGAGATCCAGGGTTGGGGGGGACGACCCAGGGGTTTTGTGGCGATCCAGGAATTTGGGGGAGcccaggagtttgggggggcCTGCGAGTTTAGGGGGGATCCGGGAGTCTGGGGAGATCCAGGAGCCTGGGGGGGAacccaggagtttggggggaacccaggagtttgggggaacccaggggtttgggggggagcccaggagttgggagggggacccaggggtttgggggggtcctcAGGCAtcggggggggggtcacccaaGCACCCAGGGGTACCCCCGGCCTCGGAGCCTTGACACGTTACTGCAGGAGCAAAGGTTCCCGCAGAGTTTCAGGGGGGGGTCAGTGTCCTCCCGGACACCCGGGTCCCCCTGCcgaggggcgggggggtgtccAGGTTGCTgaccgccccccccggcccccccgcaGGGCTGCTGATGGCGCTGGACGTGCCCCAGGAGCGGGGACTGGGACACCTGGACCAGCGGTTCCTGGACGGGCTGGAGGTCTGTCGGTTCCCGCTGCTGCccttcctgcagcccctgcccctcgACTGGATGTACCTGCTCTACACCGTCATGTTCCTGGGTACGGGGGGGACTGGGGCGGGAACCGGGACGGGCTGGGACGGGGACTGGGATGGGCAaagggatggggacggggactgGGATGGGCAAAGGGACTGGGACggggactgggatggactgggatgAGCACTGGGACTGGGATGGGCATGGGGACAGGGCCCAGGAGGGGAACCAGGGAAGGACGAGGACGGACCGGGAGTGGCACCAACAGGGTCTCTGGGACAGGTACCACACCAGCATCGGGGGACGGGCACCAAGATGGGCACTGGGGGGTggcactggggcaggggacacGTCCCCACGATGGGACCAGACACCAAGAGGAGCTGGGATGGGGTGTGGGGACGGGCACCGGGAGGGGAACCGGGGACGGGGCTGGGGACAGTGTTGGGGACAGGAGGGCTGCGGTGCCCACAGGGGCGCTGGGCATCATGGTGGGGTGCTGCTACCGCCTGAGCTGCGTCGCCTTCCTGGGACCGTACTggtacctgctgctgctggacaaGACGTCCTGGAACAACCACTCCTACCTCTACGGGCTCCTGGCCTTCCAGCTGGCGCTGCTGGGCGCCGACCGCTACGggtgggcacccaggggtgctaccggggtggggtggggtgggggggcatgGGGTGAGATGGGTTTCACTGGGGATCCTGGGTGGCACGGGGTGCTGCAAGGCACCGAGGTCTGGTGGGTCCCCAGGGGGTGGCGCAGACCTCGGTGTCCTTCACAGCACGGGGGTCCCCATGGGGTGGCACAGACCCCGGTGTCCCTACCAGCACCAGGGGTCCCCATGGGGTCCCGTGAACCCCCGTGGCCCCGGGGTCCCCACGGCGTTGTGTCCCCGGGGAATGGCCCCGCTGTCCCCCACGGCACCAGTGTTTCCCTGTGGCTCTGGGTCCCCACGGGGCGGTGGCACGTGTTCTCCACGGCACCGGCAGCAGGGCTGACGGAGGCCCGGTCACCCCCTTTCTCCAGGggtcccccccgtgtccccactACCGCCCTGTGTCCCCACAGGTCCCTGGACGGGCTCCTCCGTCCCCAGAAGAGGAATGCCCACGTGCCGCTGTGGAACTACACCCTGCTGCGCGCCCAGGTGGGTGCCCGGACGCTGGGGTCCCCTGtcccggatgcctgggtcccccctcCAGGAccacccctcaccccccctcaccccttcccccccccagatcTTCATCGTCTACTTCATCGCGGGGCTGAAGAAGCTGGATGCCGACTGGGTGGGCGGCTACTCCATGAGCTCCCTCGCCCGGCACTGGCTCTTCTCGCCCTTCaggtgaggatgaggagggtgATGGGGACTTGAcggggtgaggaggagggtgaCGGGACGAGGATGAGGAGGGGTAACGGGTCCCACCCGCAGGCTGGTGCTGTCAGAGGAGATGACCAGCCTGCTGGTGGTGCACGGCGGGGGGCTGGTGCTTGACCTCTCCGCtggcttcctcctcttcttcgACGCCACCCGGCCCATCGCCCTCTTCTTCGTCACCTACTTCCACTGCATGAACTCCCAGCTCTTCAGCATCGGTGAGAcaccggggtggggggacacagagCACCCTCCCAACCCCCGGAGCaccccccagccagggcagggacacccGGGCACCCCCAAAACACCCTGAGCCTGGGCAGGGCACCCAGACACCTTCCCCTCAGCCCTGGGGGACCCCGGTGtgcggctggggggggtccctaaGCGGtgctgccccctgccccccccccaggcatgTTCCCCTACACCATGCTGGCCAGCAGCGGGCTCTTCTGCCACCCGAGCTGGCCCCGACGTCTCTGCGCCCGCTGCCCACCCTGGCTGCGGGGGGTgctgcccagcacccagccccccCGGCCCAGCCCCGACTGCCACTACGGGGGGCGGAGGGCGCGGGGGGGCCTTCGGCCTCGCCAACATCTGGCTGCCGCCTTCACCCTCCTCTACGTGCTGGAGCAACTCTTCCTGCCCTACTCCCACTTCATCACCCAGGTGGGGGCATTgctggggtcggggggggggggcagaagggCACTGCCAGGGGCATTTGGGGGGGTACTTTTGGAGatggggggtggtttttttggacGTGGGGGGCATTTTGGGGCATGTGGGGGTAGTTttgggggatgtggggggcaTTAGGGGGGACACGGgctggtgttttggggggacACAGAGGGAGCGAAAGGACATTTGGGactgggggatactggggggTTATAGGGGTGCATGGTGGTAAAGgggaggggatgctggggagcAAGGGGGCAGTGCCGGGGGGGCTTGGGATGAAGGCAGTGCTGGGGTGGGGCATGTTAACATgggaggggggacacagggTGGGTAAGGGGGTGTTAtggggggacacagggctgaAGGGAGGACTGCTGGGGGGGTGGGTCACATGGGGTAAGGACTTGGGGGGGGCTCACCCAGGGGATGAAGGAGGGGGGATACGGAGCTCCCCTATCCCCTCCTGAGGGGTCACCGTGGGGTGGGGACGCTTCTGTCCCCTGGTGTTAACCCCCCCCATCTcctgtgtcccgtccccccccccagggctaCAACAACTGGACCAACGGCCTCTACGGTTACTCCTGGGACATGATGGTTCACTCCCGCTTCCACCAGCACGTCAAGATCACCTACCAGGACGGGCTCACCGGGGAGGTGGGCTACCTCAAACCGGGGGTGAGCAGGGACaccagggcgggggggggggacggacagcGGGGTGTCGGGGGGGGTTCCCCATCGCCCACACAGCCAGGGTAGGTGTTCACGCAGAGCCGGCGCTGGAAGGACCACGCGGACATGCTGAAGCAATACTCGACCTGCCTGAGCCACCTCCTGCCCCGCTACAACATCTCCCAGCCCCAGATCTACTTCGACGTCTGGGTCTCCATCAACGACCGCTTCCAGCAgaggtttggggaggggggcaagaCAAGACACAGACACGctgggggggtgcggggggatGCTGACAGCCCCTTCCCCGCAGGCTGGTGGACCCGCGGGTGGACCTGGTTCGGGCGCCGTGGTCCCCGTGGAGTCCCACGCCGTGGCTGCTGcccctgctgctggagctgtCGCCCTGGCGGGAgcggctgcaggagctggagagtCAGTTGGACGGACACACCGACGCCGTCTTCATCGCCGACTTCCCCGGTATGGGGTTCGGGGGCCGGAGGGGGGGCCCCTGGGTTTGGGGAGGCACCCTCAGGGGTGGacacccactttttttttttttctcctctccccaggctTACACCTGGAGAACTTTGTCAGCGAGGACCTGGGTAACACCAGCCTGCGGGTGCTGCGGGGAGAGGTGCTGGTGGAGCTGGTGGAGCAGCACCAAAACCACTccctgcaggagggagaggggatgcAGGTGAgggcctgggctgggggggggacgacacacggGACattggggggggtcccgggggctgctgacagcccccccccccacgtccATCCAGCTGCCGGCAGGGCAGTACCACAAGGTGCACACGGTGTCACCGAAGCCGTCCTGCTACATGTACCTCTACGTCAACACCACGGCGCTGGCGCTGGAGAAGAACCTGACGcggctgcaggagctgcgggAGCGGGTGCGCAACGGCACCGGTGAGCACCAGCAGTGGAGGATCTTGGGGAGACAccgcccccccaacccccagtTCACCCCCTTCTCGTCCCCGCAGAGATCGAGCCGCTGCCCCCCGAGCTGCGGCCCATCCTGGGGGAGCCACCGCCGGTGGGGACCGCGGCCGACCCGGTGGTGATGGCGTTCctgcggcggcagcggcggctggaggagcagaaCCGGCGGCGGGAGGCCAACCTGGCCCAGCGCCTCCACCGCTTCCTCCGCAAGAAGTTCTACCTCTTCCGCCGCAGGTGAGCCCCAAAAtcacctccccccccaccccttaaTTTCTCCCCCCTGCCATTActgaccccccccacccctcgcAGCGCCCTGATGACCTGCATCTCC
This Buteo buteo chromosome 12, bButBut1.hap1.1, whole genome shotgun sequence DNA region includes the following protein-coding sequences:
- the VAMP8 gene encoding vesicle-associated membrane protein 8 gives rise to the protein MAGSTAGDVTGGGRVRALQQEVEGVKTIMTQNVERILARGENLEQLHSKSQDLEATSEHFKTTSQKMARRYWWKNVKLLVILGLVGAIILILIILLATGTIPT
- the GGCX gene encoding vitamin K-dependent gamma-carboxylase isoform X1, translated to MAAAAEGPARRRRPERGEGAGRPPGSPHPPGRDPGAGAGAGAGLARRLLGFELRDLARWHRFVRLLHRPTDPAALGAFRGAFGLLMALDVPQERGLGHLDQRFLDGLEVCRFPLLPFLQPLPLDWMYLLYTVMFLGALGIMVGCCYRLSCVAFLGPYWYLLLLDKTSWNNHSYLYGLLAFQLALLGADRYGSLDGLLRPQKRNAHVPLWNYTLLRAQIFIVYFIAGLKKLDADWVGGYSMSSLARHWLFSPFRLVLSEEMTSLLVVHGGGLVLDLSAGFLLFFDATRPIALFFVTYFHCMNSQLFSIGMFPYTMLASSGLFCHPSWPRRLCARCPPWLRGVLPSTQPPRPSPDCHYGGRRARGGLRPRQHLAAAFTLLYVLEQLFLPYSHFITQGYNNWTNGLYGYSWDMMVHSRFHQHVKITYQDGLTGEVGYLKPGVFTQSRRWKDHADMLKQYSTCLSHLLPRYNISQPQIYFDVWVSINDRFQQRLVDPRVDLVRAPWSPWSPTPWLLPLLLELSPWRERLQELESQLDGHTDAVFIADFPGLHLENFVSEDLGNTSLRVLRGEVLVELVEQHQNHSLQEGEGMQLPAGQYHKVHTVSPKPSCYMYLYVNTTALALEKNLTRLQELRERVRNGTEIEPLPPELRPILGEPPPVGTAADPVVMAFLRRQRRLEEQNRRREANLAQRLHRFLRKKFYLFRRSALMTCISLRNLALGRPPLQQLAQEVAFANWRGEEEEARPEGGGGGQGDPEL
- the GGCX gene encoding vitamin K-dependent gamma-carboxylase isoform X2, whose translation is MAAAAEGPARRRRPERGEGAGRPPGSPHPPGRDPGAGAGAGAGLARRLLGFELRDLARWHRFVRLLHRPTDPAALGAFRGAFGLLMALDVPQERGLGHLDQRFLDGLEVCRFPLLPFLQPLPLDWMYLLYTVMFLGALGIMVGCCYRLSCVAFLGPYWYLLLLDKTSWNNHSYLYGLLAFQLALLGADRYGSLDGLLRPQKRNAHVPLWNYTLLRAQIFIVYFIAGLKKLDADWVGGYSMSSLARHWLFSPFRLVLSEEMTSLLVVHGGGLVLDLSAGFLLFFDATRPIALFFVTYFHCMNSQLFSIGMFPYTMLASSGLFCHPSWPRRLCARCPPWLRGVLPSTQPPRPSPDCHYGGRRARGGLRPRQHLAAAFTLLYVLEQLFLPYSHFITQGYNNWTNGLYGYSWDMMVHSRFHQHVKITYQDGLTGEVGYLKPGSRRWKDHADMLKQYSTCLSHLLPRYNISQPQIYFDVWVSINDRFQQRLVDPRVDLVRAPWSPWSPTPWLLPLLLELSPWRERLQELESQLDGHTDAVFIADFPGLHLENFVSEDLGNTSLRVLRGEVLVELVEQHQNHSLQEGEGMQLPAGQYHKVHTVSPKPSCYMYLYVNTTALALEKNLTRLQELRERVRNGTEIEPLPPELRPILGEPPPVGTAADPVVMAFLRRQRRLEEQNRRREANLAQRLHRFLRKKFYLFRRSALMTCISLRNLALGRPPLQQLAQEVAFANWRGEEEEARPEGGGGGQGDPEL